One genomic window of Punica granatum isolate Tunisia-2019 chromosome 1, ASM765513v2, whole genome shotgun sequence includes the following:
- the LOC116198160 gene encoding receptor-like protein kinase FERONIA, translating to MRKTTVSSSSCYGSVLIFVCLFVSIRVYAGDYVPTDKYLLNCGANSKATDSGGREWTPDNNSKFLLATAESTTAEASEQASSVDTVPFMTARLFHSDFTYSIPLSPGHKFIRLYFYPSTYNNLNATNAIFSVTTGRYTLLKNFSAAQTTEALNYAYVLKEYSLNVVGDTLNITFSPSKKYPNTFAFVNGIEIVSMPDIYNTVDGQTMIVGTQTPFIVDNTTALEHVYRLNVGGSLISPSRDTGLYRSWYDDSPYIYGAAIGVTETAGPNMSIKYPTKMPTYVAPVEVYQTARSMGPNASVNLQYNLTWIFSIDSGFSYMVRLHFCEIADNITKINQRMFEIFIYNQTAETEADAAGWVGGNGIPVYKDYVVFVPTGVPQQDLWLALHPQTSLKSEYYDAILNGVEIFKISDVNGNLAGPNPIPAPKQAIIDPTGVGSSGGSGKSKSQIGIIAGGVGGGVVLALLIGFFVVGASRRRRQNKDSNASDGPSGWLPLSLYGNSHSAGSAKTNTTGSYASSLPSNLCRHFSFAEIKAATNNFDEALLLGVGGFGKVYKGEIDGGTTKVAIKRGNPLSEQGEHEFQTEIEMLSKLRHRHLVSLIGYCEENTEMILVYDYMAHGTLREHLYKTQKPPLPWKQRLEICIGAARGLHYLHTGAKHTIIHRDVKTTNILLDEKWVAKVSDFGLSKTGPTLDHTHVSTVVKGSFGYLDPEYFRRQQLTDKSDVYSFGVVLFEILCARPALNPALPKEQVSLAEWAAHCHKKGILDQIIDPFLKGKIAPECFRKFAETAMKCVADQGIDRPSMGDVLWNLEFALQLQESAEDSGKGLGGMELEGTYDGAIKGKKDPNASPGFDSNVTDSRSSGLSMSIGARSLASEDSDGLTPSAVFSQIMNPKGR from the coding sequence ATGAGGAAGACTACTGTGAGCAGCAGTAGCTGTTACGGTTCAGTTCTGATCTTTGTCTGCCTCTTCGTTTCGATTCGTGTCTATGCCGGTGATTATGTTCCCACTGATAAGTACCTGCTGAATTGTGGGGCGAATTCGAAGGCTACCGATTCCGGTGGCCGTGAATGGACACCAGATAACAATTCCAAGTTCTTGTTGGCCACGGCTGAATCGACCACTGCAGAGGCTTCCGAGCAGGCCTCGTCGGTCGACACAGTCCCCTTCATGACAGCAAGGCTTTTCCACTCTGATTTCACCTACAGCATCCCACTGTCTCCGGGCCATAAGTTCATCCGGCTGTATTTCTATCCCTCCACGTACAACAACCTCAATGCAACCAATGCGATATTCTCCGTCACCACCGGACGATATACCCTTCTCAAGAATTTCAGCGCCGCCCAGACGACCGAGGCTCTTAACTATGCCTATGTGCTTAAGGAGTATTCCTTGAACGTGGTGGGTGATACCTTGAACATCACTTTCAGCCCCTCAAAGAAATATCCCAACACGTTCGCGTTCGTGAACGGGATTGAGATCGTCTCGATGCCTGATATTTATAACACTGTTGATGGGCAAACCATGATTGTGGGTACTCAGACTCCATTCATTGTTGATAACACCACGGCTCTCGAGCATGTTTACCGCTTGAATGTTGGAGGGAGTCTGATCTCGCCCTCACGTGACACGGGACTGTACAGATCGTGGTACGATGACTCTCCATACATCTATGGAGCAGCCATTGGTGTTACAGAGACTGCTGGCCCCAACATGTCAATTAAGTACCCTACAAAAATGCCTACTTATGTTGCACCAGTGGAGGTCTACCAAACTGCACGATCTATGGGGCCAAATGCGAGCGTCAACTTGCAGTACAACTTGACTTGGATCTTCTCGATTGACTCTGGGTTCTCCTATATGGTTCGGCTGCATTTCTGTGAGATTGCTGACAACATCACGAAAATAAACCAGAGGATGTTCGAGATCTTCATTTACAATCAAACTGCTGAGACCGAAGCGGATGCAGCGGGATGGGTCGGGGGCAATGGGATACCGGTTTATAAGGATTATGTGGTATTTGTTCCGACTGGGGTTCCACAGCAGGATCTGTGGCTTGCACTTCATCCACAGACATCTCTGAAGTCTGAGTATTATGATGCGATTTTGAATGGAGTGGAGATATTCAAGATAAGCGATGTCAATGGGAATCTTGCAGGGCCTAATCCTATTCCAGCTCCAAAGCAAGCAATCATCGATCCCACAGGGGTAGGATCATCAGGAGGATCTGGTAAATCGAAGAGTCAGATAGGAATTATTGCAGGAGGGGTTGGTGGTGGAGTTGTTTTGGCTCTTTTAATTGGTTTCTTTGTAGTTGGTGCTTCCCGAAGACGTAGACAGAACAAGGATTCGAATGCAAGTGATGGCCCCTCAGGGTGGCTTCCCCTTTCTCTTTATGGAAACTCACACTCTGCCGGTTCAGCAAAGACAAACACAACAGGAAGTTATGCATCTTCCCTTCCTTCGAATCTTTGCCGCCATTTCTCCTTCGCAGAGATTAAAGCTGCCACTAACAACTTTGATGAGGCTTTGCTCCTCGGAGTGGGAGGTTTCGGCAAGGTGTACAAGGGAGAAATCGATGGAGGAACGACGAAAGTCGCAATCAAGCGTGGGAATCCTCTCTCTGAGCAGGGCGAGCATGAGTTCCAAACTGAGATTGAAATGCTCTCCAAACTCCGCCACCGTCATCTTGTTTCTCTTATCGGGTACTGTGAAGAGAACACCGAAATGATCCTTGTTTACGACTACATGGCTCACGGAACTCTGCGTGAGCATCTCTACAAGACACAGAAGCCCCCTCTCCCGTGGAAGCAGAGACTCGAGATCTGCATCGGTGCTGCACGTGGCTTGCACTATCTCCACACAGGTGCCAAGCACACCATCATCCATCGTGATGTTAAGACGACCAACATTCTCCTGGACGAGAAGTGGGTGGCAAAGGTTTCTGATTTCGGTCTGTCGAAGACAGGTCCCACATTGGACCACACCCACGTGAGCACTGTGGTGAAGGGAAGTTTTGGGTACTTGGACCCTGAGTATTTCAGGAGGCAGCAACTGACTGACAAGTCTGATGTTTACTCGTTTGGGGTCGTGCTCTTTGAAATCCTCTGTGCCCGTCCAGCGCTGAACCCGGCACTGCCGAAAGAGCAAGTAAGTTTAGCAGAATGGGCTGCTCATTGCCACAAGAAAGGCATTCTTGATCAGATCATAGACCCCTTCCTCAAGGGCAAGATTGCTCCCGAGTGCTTCAGGAAGTTCGCTGAGACAGCAATGAAGTGCGTGGCTGATCAGGGCATTGACAGGCCTTCGATGGGTGACGTGCTGTGGAACCTCGAGTTTGCTTTACAGCTCCAGGAGAGTGCAGAGGACAGCGGGAAGGGACTTGGTGGAATGGAGCTCGAGGGGACTTATGATGGAGCCATCAAAGGCAAGAAGGACCCCAATGCATCTCCAGGGTTCGACAGCAACGTCACCGACTCGAGGAGCAGCGGGCTGAGCATGAGCATAGGCGCCCGGAGCCTTGCGAGTGAAGACTCCGATGGCCTCACGCCCAGCGCCGTATTCTCCCAGATCATGAACCCTAAAGGGCGGTGA